One genomic window of Candidatus Pseudobacter hemicellulosilyticus includes the following:
- a CDS encoding TonB-dependent receptor: protein MRRKTAVFLLMLCCGALAGYAQTSGKSLKEALALITKEKKARFVFERQVVEGLTVQYDWSQIKTQPATDILDSLLQQVGLYSLPVGNNYYAIKKVKKPAENKSATIFTVVPGSTTRTGSIYRDSLMLIVTAKGVSIKGVVMERSTNKPVEAATVQVLPYDLYAVTGRDGSYSFRDIPEGRIRVLVSALSMVPQEREVDISVIEQRYVPFYLATQALNLQEVQVVALENKTGSTASTISKSAIEHLQATSLADVLQLLPGGIANNPDFSGVSRASLRQVNPDNVGSLGTALLVNGAPISNNANMQVSNTATGGANASFSTSSGAGVDLRQFSADNVESIEVIRGVPSVEYGDLTSGAIIVKTKAGVDPFSLKARINPRITQLAAGKGFALGANGGTMHADLDYTRSFDDQRFTFEGYHRVTGSVLYSKKFGTRRPFSTNTGFSYSMNLDEQKQDPDDKRYQYVRKAQDYNYRFNSEGRWDLGRQFARQLQYSVMVNYAVQKSFQSQLLSGYIYPMSYATDNATQPGVFVPSEYTSELWVDGKPLNVFAKLTNSFFHHGNWLNHRVLMGAEWKTDVNSGQGKTYDLSRPPQMLSSTAARPRAYKDIPALNQLSFYVEDKMHADLLGRRMTLQAGIRFDNIQPTGIWSTEQKTVAAPRFNWSYDLLKNFSIRAGYGITAKAPTLLYLYPQEAYYDLISYNRYTSADPNERLVMITTHKLNAENPELKVMKNRKSELGFDWSLGRKKRLTVTAFYEKMTNGYGFAVAPWSLGLLPVPIYEASSFPAGQPPVLNPEPARIDTFVADYLVPLNNRTNTNKGIEFDLDLGRFNSIRTSFILNGAWIRSTSVSSEVTVMKRSFNGQDPMRIAVYDKGRGTESERFSTTLRMIHNIPELRFLVSLSVQTIWKEQNRNIGYDSLPIAYIHSRTGETITLADHERQALNRIADRDLVETFSDGYFRTERWDPLWLFNLRLTKEIGKNMSFSFFANNVFAHRPLQQSTRYYTNYVRRNPEFFFGTEIGIKF, encoded by the coding sequence ATGCGTAGAAAAACTGCTGTTTTTCTGCTGATGCTCTGTTGTGGGGCATTGGCAGGATATGCCCAGACCTCAGGTAAGTCGCTTAAAGAAGCGCTGGCCCTGATCACCAAAGAAAAAAAGGCGCGTTTCGTTTTTGAACGCCAGGTAGTGGAAGGACTGACCGTGCAATATGACTGGTCGCAGATAAAGACCCAGCCCGCCACAGATATCCTGGACAGCCTGCTTCAGCAGGTAGGATTATATTCCCTCCCCGTAGGCAATAATTATTATGCCATCAAGAAAGTAAAGAAACCTGCGGAGAATAAAAGTGCTACAATTTTTACGGTAGTGCCTGGTTCCACCACAAGGACCGGCAGTATCTACAGGGATTCCCTGATGCTCATCGTAACCGCCAAAGGAGTTTCCATCAAAGGCGTGGTGATGGAGCGCAGCACCAACAAACCCGTGGAAGCCGCTACCGTACAGGTATTGCCCTATGATCTCTATGCCGTGACCGGCAGGGATGGCAGCTACAGTTTCCGGGATATTCCCGAAGGCCGTATCCGTGTCCTGGTGAGCGCACTCAGTATGGTGCCGCAGGAAAGGGAAGTGGATATTTCGGTTATTGAGCAGCGGTATGTACCTTTCTACCTGGCTACCCAGGCGCTCAATCTCCAGGAAGTCCAGGTGGTGGCCCTGGAAAATAAGACCGGCAGCACTGCTTCCACTATTTCCAAATCAGCCATTGAGCACCTGCAGGCTACCAGCCTGGCCGATGTGCTGCAATTGCTGCCCGGGGGCATAGCCAATAACCCGGACTTCAGCGGCGTCAGCCGGGCCTCTCTCCGGCAGGTCAACCCTGATAATGTGGGCTCTTTAGGTACCGCCCTCCTGGTGAACGGCGCACCCATTTCCAATAATGCCAATATGCAGGTGAGCAATACAGCTACCGGCGGCGCCAATGCCTCTTTCTCCACTTCCAGTGGGGCAGGGGTGGACCTCCGCCAGTTCTCGGCCGATAATGTGGAGTCCATTGAAGTGATCCGCGGCGTACCTTCCGTAGAGTATGGCGATCTCACTTCCGGCGCTATCATTGTTAAGACAAAGGCCGGTGTGGATCCTTTCAGCCTTAAAGCCCGTATCAATCCCCGCATCACGCAGCTGGCCGCCGGCAAGGGTTTTGCCCTGGGCGCCAATGGCGGCACTATGCATGCCGACCTGGACTATACCCGCTCCTTCGACGACCAGCGTTTTACTTTTGAAGGTTACCACCGGGTAACCGGCAGCGTGCTGTACAGCAAGAAATTTGGTACCCGGAGGCCTTTCTCCACCAATACCGGCTTCAGCTATTCCATGAACCTGGACGAGCAGAAGCAGGACCCCGATGACAAACGTTACCAGTATGTGCGCAAGGCGCAGGACTATAATTACCGCTTCAATTCCGAAGGTCGCTGGGACCTGGGCAGGCAGTTTGCCCGTCAGCTGCAATACAGTGTGATGGTGAACTACGCCGTGCAGAAAAGCTTCCAGTCGCAACTGCTCAGCGGTTATATCTACCCCATGTCCTATGCCACGGATAATGCCACGCAGCCTGGTGTTTTTGTGCCCTCCGAATATACATCCGAGTTATGGGTGGATGGTAAGCCCCTGAATGTTTTTGCCAAGCTCACCAATAGTTTCTTCCACCATGGCAACTGGCTCAATCACCGCGTGCTGATGGGCGCCGAATGGAAAACAGATGTCAACTCCGGCCAGGGCAAGACCTACGACCTCAGCCGGCCGCCGCAGATGCTGAGCAGCACGGCTGCCCGCCCGCGTGCGTATAAGGATATTCCGGCGCTCAACCAGTTGTCTTTTTATGTGGAAGATAAAATGCATGCCGATCTGCTGGGCCGGCGCATGACCCTCCAGGCCGGTATCCGCTTTGACAATATCCAGCCCACCGGTATCTGGAGTACGGAACAGAAAACAGTAGCGGCGCCCCGCTTCAACTGGAGCTACGACCTGCTGAAGAATTTCAGCATCCGCGCCGGCTATGGCATCACGGCCAAGGCCCCCACGCTGCTCTACCTCTATCCGCAGGAAGCCTATTATGACCTCATCAGCTATAACAGGTATACTTCAGCAGATCCCAATGAGCGGCTGGTGATGATCACCACGCATAAACTGAATGCAGAAAACCCGGAACTGAAAGTGATGAAGAACCGGAAATCAGAACTGGGGTTCGACTGGAGCCTGGGCAGGAAAAAACGCCTGACCGTAACGGCTTTCTATGAGAAGATGACCAATGGTTATGGTTTTGCCGTAGCGCCCTGGAGCCTGGGCCTGCTGCCTGTACCCATTTATGAGGCCAGCTCCTTCCCGGCAGGACAGCCGCCGGTGCTGAATCCTGAGCCGGCACGCATAGATACTTTTGTGGCCGATTACCTGGTGCCGCTGAACAACCGCACCAATACCAATAAAGGCATTGAGTTTGACCTGGACCTGGGCCGCTTCAACAGTATCCGCACCAGTTTTATATTGAACGGCGCCTGGATCAGGTCCACCAGCGTCAGTAGCGAGGTAACGGTCATGAAGCGCAGCTTCAACGGCCAGGACCCCATGCGGATAGCGGTGTATGATAAAGGTCGCGGTACAGAAAGCGAACGCTTCAGCACCACCCTGCGGATGATCCATAATATTCCGGAGCTGCGTTTCCTGGTATCCTTATCTGTCCAGACCATCTGGAAAGAGCAAAACAGGAATATCGGGTACGATAGCCTGCCCATTGCTTATATCCACAGCCGCACCGGTGAAACCATCACCCTGGCGGACCATGAGCGGCAGGCCCTTAACCGGATCGCGGACAGGGACCTGGTAGAAACCTTTTCCGACGGGTATTTCCGGACAGAACGCTGGGACCCGCTCTGGTTATTCAACCTGCGGCTTACCAAGGAAATAGGGAAGAATATGTCCTTCTCCTTTTTTGCCAATAACGTGTTTGCACACCGGCCGCTGCAACAGAGTACCCGCTACTATACCAACTATGTACGGCGGAACCCGGAATTTTTCTTCGGCACCGAGATCGGTATCAAATTCTAA
- a CDS encoding DUF4876 domain-containing protein, which yields MYRNQFIVWLLLGLVVMGGCRKAYLDVNLRGVALQVNFPDNFSTIPAANATVSFRNTNTGVQFTFTTDSEGRILVDSLLKGSYEVNAFRKVEPAEALQLVGIDAEIFLNAAIPNLSIGDNNVPEVLKLKGTLPGGLVFKEVFYTGSRTPAGGSYFSDQFYEIYNNSADTIYADSLCIANTGGTSGQSSTGRTWGFMSDPDHVYLQNVWMVPGTGRDHPIAPGESIIIAQDGINHQDDPLGNPSSPVNLGLGRADFETYVPRSDNRDLDSDVPNLTAIYLGSVGFDWLVPVFGPGMVIFRHSNVAALPLFVEPNNTSSAQYMQVPIDSVYDAVDFLANANAVNFKRIPVALDAGFKFCSGTYVGESVRRKVRTSINGRRVLQDFNNTTEDFEVATRPLVRW from the coding sequence ATGTACAGGAATCAATTCATAGTGTGGCTGCTGCTGGGCCTGGTGGTCATGGGCGGCTGCCGCAAGGCTTACCTGGATGTTAACCTGCGCGGCGTGGCCCTGCAGGTCAATTTCCCGGATAATTTCTCTACCATCCCCGCGGCCAACGCCACGGTCAGCTTTCGCAATACCAATACCGGTGTGCAATTCACCTTCACTACAGACAGTGAGGGCCGCATACTGGTGGACAGCCTGCTGAAAGGCAGTTACGAGGTCAACGCCTTCCGTAAGGTGGAGCCGGCCGAAGCGCTGCAACTGGTGGGTATTGATGCGGAGATCTTCCTCAATGCCGCTATTCCCAACCTAAGCATTGGTGATAACAATGTTCCGGAAGTGCTGAAGCTGAAAGGCACCCTGCCCGGTGGCCTTGTGTTCAAGGAAGTATTTTATACCGGTTCCAGGACACCTGCCGGCGGCAGTTATTTCTCCGATCAGTTCTACGAGATCTATAACAATTCTGCGGATACCATTTATGCTGACAGCCTCTGCATTGCCAATACGGGTGGCACCAGCGGTCAGTCTTCTACCGGCAGGACCTGGGGCTTTATGTCGGACCCCGATCATGTATACCTGCAGAACGTATGGATGGTGCCGGGTACAGGCCGGGATCATCCCATAGCCCCCGGTGAAAGCATTATTATTGCGCAGGACGGTATCAACCACCAGGATGACCCGCTGGGTAACCCTTCTTCCCCGGTGAACCTGGGCCTGGGCAGGGCCGATTTTGAGACCTATGTGCCCCGCTCTGATAACCGCGATCTTGACTCTGATGTGCCCAACCTGACGGCCATTTACCTGGGCTCGGTAGGATTCGACTGGCTGGTGCCGGTCTTTGGTCCGGGCATGGTCATCTTCCGGCATTCCAATGTTGCGGCGCTGCCCCTGTTTGTTGAACCCAATAACACTTCTTCCGCCCAGTACATGCAGGTGCCCATCGACAGTGTGTATGATGCGGTAGACTTCCTGGCCAATGCCAATGCAGTGAACTTCAAACGCATTCCCGTGGCGCTGGACGCTGGCTTTAAATTCTGCTCAGGCACCTATGTGGGGGAGAGTGTACGCCGTAAAGTGCGCACCAGCATCAATGGAAGAAGAGTGCTGCAGGACTTCAACAATACCACAGAAGATTTCGAAGTTGCTACCCGTCCACTTGTCAGGTGGTAA
- a CDS encoding HEAT repeat domain-containing protein → MLKRDQIITLLGALLLLAPAVHAQQVLRKPVVKQAVVAVLADAEVAASAAFGEYCQMLETKEGLGVYAVGAAWKNPEQVRELVRSIRKDYPGLEGLVLIGRIPVPMIRNGQHMTTAFKMDELKYHRNQSSVASDRFYDDLALQFRYIGQDSAQPDWFYYELLESGPQVIRSELYTGRIMSHATGQQRVEEISAFLRKAVAAREQAQPLDQFMAFTGGAYNSESLTSWYQEQLVLQEIMPALFKTNMGYRPLHFSMDPKMKYRLFSELQRPGLDLALLTEHGDIELQYINNSPAGNDATFALQLLRYQARTALRRAVAKGQSPEAAKEALLKKMELPAAWFDGALDNDSLRKADSLVNAETNIVTADLATVSPVARMVIFNACYNGSFHHPENISAAYLFGKGQTLVTHGNTTNVLQDKWTIEHLGLLYRGARAGQWSRLNNTLESSLNGDPTWRFQAAGSGTLNKLLAGPGTVADWEKQLLQNDPVMQSLALRKLFELKGKAISPVLRKYYEETEYRHTRMEALKLLARIGDTQYVAVAGAALFDPYELIRRKSAEWIAKAGHHRFAPLLINALLAHPEDARLSWTAGRALDLLDWDNTLQVLDSLQSTVSWRYDGPQWISQLKEQVQDAQLSARQTLAVILDPNAKEEARIQRIRLLRNMTYHALVPELLPLLADAQAPEAVRINLAEALGWFVLSYQKPAITAACQQVIKQPGTTELLKQEATQTITRLNHWSLP, encoded by the coding sequence ATGTTGAAACGAGATCAGATAATAACCCTGCTGGGCGCCTTGCTGCTGCTGGCGCCTGCTGTACATGCGCAGCAGGTCCTGCGAAAGCCTGTTGTGAAACAGGCTGTAGTAGCCGTACTGGCAGATGCGGAAGTAGCTGCCAGTGCTGCCTTTGGGGAGTATTGCCAGATGCTGGAAACAAAGGAAGGACTGGGTGTATATGCAGTGGGTGCCGCCTGGAAAAACCCAGAGCAGGTACGGGAACTGGTACGCAGTATCCGAAAGGACTATCCCGGCCTGGAAGGGCTGGTGCTGATAGGGCGTATTCCCGTGCCCATGATCCGGAACGGCCAGCATATGACCACGGCCTTCAAGATGGACGAATTGAAATATCACCGTAACCAGTCGTCCGTGGCCAGTGATCGTTTCTATGACGACCTGGCATTGCAGTTCCGCTATATAGGGCAGGACTCCGCACAGCCTGACTGGTTCTATTATGAACTGCTGGAAAGCGGACCGCAGGTGATCCGCTCTGAGCTGTATACGGGCCGTATCATGAGCCATGCAACCGGACAGCAACGGGTGGAAGAGATCAGCGCCTTCCTGCGCAAAGCAGTAGCGGCGCGGGAGCAGGCACAGCCACTGGACCAGTTCATGGCTTTTACCGGCGGGGCTTATAATTCAGAATCCCTTACTTCCTGGTACCAGGAGCAGCTGGTATTGCAGGAGATCATGCCGGCCCTGTTCAAAACAAATATGGGTTACAGGCCCCTGCATTTCAGCATGGACCCCAAAATGAAATACCGCCTCTTCAGTGAACTGCAAAGGCCCGGCCTTGACCTGGCCCTGCTCACCGAACACGGCGATATTGAATTGCAGTACATCAATAATTCACCTGCGGGCAATGACGCAACATTTGCGTTGCAGCTCCTGCGCTACCAGGCAAGGACTGCTTTACGACGGGCAGTGGCCAAAGGACAAAGTCCTGAAGCGGCCAAAGAAGCCCTGCTCAAAAAGATGGAGCTGCCCGCTGCCTGGTTTGACGGGGCGCTGGACAACGACAGCCTGCGCAAGGCTGATTCCCTTGTCAATGCAGAGACCAATATTGTAACGGCTGACCTGGCTACGGTATCTCCTGTAGCGCGTATGGTGATCTTCAATGCCTGCTACAATGGCTCTTTCCATCACCCGGAGAATATTTCCGCCGCCTACCTGTTTGGGAAAGGACAAACCCTGGTGACGCATGGCAATACCACCAATGTATTGCAGGATAAGTGGACCATTGAACATTTGGGCCTGCTGTACCGCGGGGCCAGGGCAGGGCAGTGGAGCCGCCTCAACAATACCCTGGAATCCTCGCTGAATGGTGATCCTACCTGGCGTTTCCAGGCGGCTGGCTCCGGGACCCTGAACAAACTCCTGGCCGGGCCCGGGACAGTGGCCGACTGGGAAAAGCAGCTGCTGCAAAACGATCCCGTGATGCAATCACTGGCGCTGCGCAAATTGTTTGAGCTGAAAGGAAAGGCTATCTCCCCCGTACTTAGAAAATATTATGAAGAGACTGAATACAGGCACACAAGGATGGAAGCGCTGAAGCTACTGGCCCGCATAGGCGATACGCAGTATGTGGCAGTAGCCGGCGCTGCCCTCTTTGATCCCTATGAGCTGATCCGCCGTAAATCTGCCGAGTGGATCGCCAAAGCGGGTCACCATCGTTTTGCGCCCCTGCTCATCAATGCCCTGCTGGCGCATCCTGAAGATGCCCGGCTGTCCTGGACTGCGGGCAGGGCGCTGGACCTGCTGGACTGGGACAATACCCTGCAGGTACTGGATAGCCTGCAATCAACAGTCAGCTGGCGGTATGATGGTCCGCAATGGATCAGTCAGCTGAAAGAACAGGTGCAGGACGCGCAGCTGTCTGCCCGCCAGACCCTCGCTGTTATCCTGGACCCCAACGCAAAGGAAGAAGCACGTATCCAGCGGATACGCCTGCTGCGCAATATGACCTACCATGCCCTGGTGCCTGAACTGTTGCCCCTGCTGGCTGATGCGCAGGCGCCGGAAGCCGTGCGCATCAACCTTGCTGAAGCGCTGGGTTGGTTCGTACTCTCGTACCAGAAGCCGGCTATTACGGCTGCCTGCCAGCAGGTGATCAAACAGCCTGGAACAACCGAATTGTTGAAGCAGGAAGCTACACAGACCATCACCCGGCTCAACCATTGGAGCTTACCCTAA
- a CDS encoding family 78 glycoside hydrolase catalytic domain — protein sequence MKRLSLLCLLLCSFVLVVAQSAVPAWKARWIGIGYNEEKNSSQPQYFRKAFSLGKKVKKATAWITARGIYEAYINGQRIGDSYLTPGWTSYNNQHQFQQYDVTALLQKGGNSIDAMVGNGWYRGKIGWGDNMGRYGNRLGLLLQLEITYTDGRTTTIVTDESWQSGKGPSVFAEIYDGETIDHRISASGWSPVTLEAQRFDNLVPAVSEPVRKKETFTPIKILRTPKGEQVIDFGQNLTGWVIVKASGPAGAAISIDHGEVLDKQGNFYNENLRVAKAQANYILSGQGEEVFEPHFTFYGFRYIRVNGYPGELKPENFTAVALYSDMKPAGTFECSNPLLNQLQHNITWGQRGNFVDVPTDCPQRDERLGWTGDAQAFFRTATFNFNVKNFFTKWLRDVAAEQDRDGQIPFVVPDVLKMTPTAEGGAAGWADVATIIPWQLYEVYGDRALLQSQYPMMQKWVDYLAARVNEQHLLKPRFQFGDWLSYRSPHDEAAHAITDNQEIANCFYAHSLQNLINAAGVLGKTDDVARYKIVLDTLKSSFLKEYVTPNGRLMSNTQTAYVLALHFDMLPESMRPMAAQRLVDNIKRYDMHLTTGFLGTPYLCHVLTRFGYPEVAYALLRQESYPSWLYPVKMGATTIWERWDGIKPDGEFQTVTMNSFNHYAYGAIGDWMYRNTLGIQPLEPGYKKIQIKPVITESKLTYAKGSYETAYGKIASSWRIEGGKLTLSVEIPAGTTAEVYVPDTSGKQYSKKEVGPGKYEWTAE from the coding sequence ATGAAACGATTGTCCCTGCTCTGCTTGCTGTTATGCTCCTTTGTGCTTGTAGTTGCCCAGTCGGCCGTTCCGGCCTGGAAGGCCCGCTGGATCGGTATTGGCTACAATGAGGAAAAGAATTCCAGCCAGCCACAGTATTTTCGTAAAGCATTTTCCCTTGGTAAAAAAGTAAAGAAAGCCACGGCCTGGATCACCGCACGCGGTATCTATGAGGCTTATATCAATGGCCAGCGCATAGGTGACAGCTACCTGACGCCGGGCTGGACAAGCTATAATAACCAGCATCAGTTCCAGCAGTATGATGTTACGGCACTGCTGCAAAAAGGCGGCAACAGCATTGATGCCATGGTAGGCAATGGCTGGTACCGGGGCAAGATCGGCTGGGGCGATAATATGGGTCGTTACGGCAACCGCCTGGGCCTGCTGCTGCAGCTGGAGATCACCTATACTGATGGCCGCACCACCACCATCGTCACCGATGAAAGCTGGCAGTCCGGCAAGGGGCCTTCTGTATTTGCAGAGATATACGACGGGGAAACCATTGACCACCGGATTAGCGCCAGCGGCTGGAGTCCGGTCACACTGGAAGCACAGCGCTTCGATAACCTGGTGCCTGCTGTGAGTGAACCTGTCCGCAAAAAAGAAACCTTTACTCCCATCAAAATATTGCGCACCCCCAAAGGGGAACAGGTGATTGACTTTGGTCAGAACCTGACCGGGTGGGTGATTGTCAAAGCCAGTGGACCTGCCGGCGCTGCCATCAGCATTGACCATGGTGAAGTGCTGGACAAGCAGGGGAATTTTTACAATGAAAATCTCCGTGTGGCCAAAGCACAGGCCAATTATATCCTTAGCGGTCAGGGCGAAGAGGTCTTTGAGCCACATTTTACTTTTTATGGGTTCCGTTATATACGGGTGAACGGCTATCCCGGCGAGCTGAAGCCGGAGAACTTCACCGCTGTAGCACTGTATTCCGATATGAAGCCGGCCGGTACCTTTGAATGTTCCAACCCGCTGCTGAACCAGCTGCAGCACAATATCACCTGGGGACAGCGCGGCAATTTTGTGGATGTGCCAACCGACTGCCCGCAGCGCGATGAGCGGCTGGGCTGGACCGGTGATGCACAGGCTTTCTTCCGGACCGCCACCTTCAACTTCAACGTAAAAAATTTCTTTACCAAATGGCTGCGTGATGTGGCGGCAGAACAGGATCGGGATGGTCAGATACCGTTTGTAGTACCGGATGTGCTGAAGATGACGCCCACTGCCGAAGGTGGTGCTGCCGGCTGGGCTGATGTAGCCACCATTATTCCCTGGCAGCTGTATGAAGTATATGGCGACAGGGCCCTGCTGCAAAGCCAGTATCCCATGATGCAGAAATGGGTGGATTACCTGGCCGCCCGGGTGAATGAACAGCACCTGCTGAAACCACGTTTCCAGTTTGGCGACTGGCTCAGCTATCGTTCGCCGCACGATGAGGCAGCCCATGCCATCACGGACAACCAGGAAATCGCCAATTGCTTCTATGCGCATTCCCTCCAGAACCTGATCAATGCGGCAGGCGTATTGGGTAAAACGGATGATGTGGCCCGCTATAAGATTGTCCTGGATACCCTGAAGTCAAGCTTTTTAAAAGAATATGTTACACCCAATGGCCGGCTGATGAGCAATACGCAAACAGCTTATGTGCTGGCCCTGCATTTTGATATGCTGCCGGAATCCATGCGGCCAATGGCTGCGCAGCGGCTGGTGGACAATATCAAACGATACGATATGCACCTGACGACAGGTTTCCTGGGCACGCCCTACCTCTGTCATGTGCTGACCCGCTTCGGTTACCCGGAGGTAGCTTATGCTCTCCTGCGCCAGGAAAGCTATCCCAGCTGGTTATATCCTGTGAAAATGGGCGCCACCACTATCTGGGAGCGTTGGGATGGGATCAAGCCGGATGGCGAGTTCCAGACCGTGACCATGAACAGCTTTAACCACTATGCGTATGGCGCCATCGGCGACTGGATGTACCGCAATACCCTGGGCATTCAGCCACTGGAACCAGGGTATAAGAAAATACAGATCAAACCGGTGATCACGGAAAGCAAGCTGACCTATGCAAAGGGCAGTTATGAAACAGCCTACGGTAAAATTGCTTCTTCCTGGCGTATTGAAGGCGGCAAGCTGACCCTCAGTGTGGAGATACCTGCCGGTACTACCGCTGAAGTATATGTGCCGGATACTTCAGGGAAGCAGTACAGTAAAAAGGAAGTTGGTCCCGGCAAATATGAGTGGACCGCAGAATAA
- a CDS encoding anaerobic sulfatase-maturation protein, which yields MPIGFNVMAKPTGPSCNLNCAYCYYLEKGKLFGDKQDLVMKEETLEIFIQKYIREEPSREVTFVWQGGEPTLLGIPYFKKVVQLQKKHAAGKFIHNSLQTNGTLLNEEWCRFFKDNHFLIGISIDGPEALHDQYRLNKGGKGTYKKVIRSIELLRKHSVEFNTLTVVNDVNVERPLEVYHFLKNIGSHYIQFIPVIERVAAGCASEALKLVFPAYNGEAAIAPWSVPATKWGMFLVTIFNEWVKQDVGKTYVQLFDAALANEVGMPAGICIFNERCGNAIAMEHNGDLFSCDHYVYPEYKLGNIHTDSIQELLQSPAQQQFGNDKSSKLPRQCKNCDVYNYCRGECPKNRILDNDLNYFCEGYKLFFRHIRPYMKFMANELAHRRPPANIMRYATTTALFDDGL from the coding sequence ATGCCTATAGGATTCAACGTAATGGCCAAACCCACCGGCCCCTCCTGCAACCTGAACTGTGCGTATTGCTACTATCTTGAAAAAGGAAAGCTCTTTGGAGATAAGCAGGACCTGGTAATGAAAGAGGAGACCCTGGAAATTTTCATCCAGAAATATATCCGCGAAGAGCCCAGCCGCGAGGTCACTTTTGTATGGCAGGGCGGAGAGCCCACCCTGTTAGGTATCCCCTACTTCAAAAAGGTGGTGCAACTCCAAAAAAAGCATGCTGCCGGCAAATTCATCCATAACTCCCTGCAGACAAATGGCACCCTGCTCAATGAAGAATGGTGCCGCTTCTTCAAGGACAATCATTTCCTGATCGGTATTTCCATTGACGGCCCGGAGGCATTGCACGACCAGTACCGCCTGAACAAGGGCGGCAAAGGCACTTACAAAAAAGTGATCCGCAGCATTGAGCTGCTCCGCAAGCACAGCGTGGAGTTCAATACCCTGACCGTGGTCAATGATGTCAATGTGGAAAGGCCGCTGGAAGTATACCATTTCCTGAAAAATATCGGCAGCCATTATATCCAGTTCATCCCCGTTATTGAACGGGTGGCGGCTGGCTGCGCTTCCGAAGCCCTGAAGCTGGTCTTCCCCGCTTATAATGGAGAAGCCGCTATTGCACCCTGGTCCGTCCCCGCCACAAAATGGGGGATGTTCCTGGTGACTATCTTCAATGAATGGGTGAAACAGGATGTGGGTAAGACCTACGTCCAGCTTTTTGACGCCGCCCTGGCCAATGAAGTGGGCATGCCCGCCGGCATCTGCATCTTCAATGAACGATGTGGCAACGCCATTGCCATGGAGCATAACGGCGATCTCTTTTCCTGCGATCACTACGTATACCCTGAATACAAACTGGGCAATATCCATACGGACAGCATACAGGAGCTGCTGCAATCACCGGCGCAACAGCAATTCGGCAACGACAAATCCAGCAAGCTGCCGCGCCAATGTAAAAACTGCGATGTATACAATTACTGCCGCGGTGAATGTCCCAAGAACAGGATCCTGGACAACGACCTGAACTATTTCTGTGAGGGATATAAACTGTTCTTCCGCCATATCCGCCCCTACATGAAATTCATGGCCAATGAGCTGGCGCACCGCCGGCCGCCGGCCAATATCATGCGGTACGCCACTACAACAGCTTTATTTGATGATGGGCTGTAA